The genome window CAATTCTTCAACAGAAGTATCTTTCAATCCCATGTGGTTCACATGATTGAACAATACCTGTgtaactgtaaaagaaaatcccaacataaactgttatttttgttaCCCACACTCTTAAGGTAAATTAGTCCAAGTCTTCCCTCGGTGAGAGTAAGGGTTGGATTATATAGCTGAAATGCAAGTAAATTTTTAGAACTACTGAgaggatgaaaaaaaagcagcaaagggaaGCTCTCACTTTGTTTTGATGCCCATGAGCCGCCTCACATTTCCTTAAACAGGTATATAATCCTGACAACATAAACAgacaacttttattttgtttactaTCTCGGCATTATGCCATTAAATGCAGAAGATAAAAGTTAATGCCAGATGGCAGACAAAGCTTACATCAGGTTAAAGGCGTGAATGCGATTCATAAGAGGAATTTACTTGCACTCCAGTACGTTaaacaagtaattttattttaaggagaTTCACATATCAAAATTTTCAAAGTATAATGGTTATTAGGGAAACTCAGCTGTAGATAGTAAGTTCAACATTATTTGGTCGCAGaggaatgttttgcttttaagtgtCTCACTGTTATATAGTCTCTCTggtgttttaaataaagaaaatgtttgcgACAAACCCTAATGTTATAAACCATGAACCCAAGTCAACGTCAACCTGAATTGCAAACTAATTTAAGTGATGCCTCAAGAAAAGGACAGATGACCAGGCTGAGTGGTTTAGAGACGTTTGCATTCTTTTTGCCAATTGTAAAGTCAGGATTGCCAAGAAATGGTTGTAAATTGTGGAAACTGTAATTTGGACACCTTGCATCTCAGATATAAGATTTCATACAAATTCATAGATTTGTAACATTACCAGCTACAAACTGAAATGCTAGAGAAGCTTAGTTTATCAGACTAAAATGCAGTAGTATTActgataaaaacaaaaggatttaGCTGTAGTTTTCAAGTCTTAACAATTAATAAGGAATcaaaagattaagaaaaattaCAATCATATTAACTTCTAAAGCAATCAAAAAGCTAGACAACTAATCTTAACTGATTATTACATGGAATAAACAACAAGAATAGCACTAAATTTTACGTATTTTTTGCTAGATTCTACAGTATCACGAATGAAGTTTAAAAAGACACTACCAAattacttactttttttctctgagccCGACATAAACATTACTGCCATATCAAATCTTTTTAATTCAGATAGCCTCTGGAGGATTTCAAGGATGAGAGATGGCTCCTCTTTCCTGAAGAAGATtattagaaatataaaaataactacTGTTGATTAGAAAGATTCAGTAGCTGCAAGCAATATTAAAGACTTCAGGAATAAGAAATTAAAGGACCAATGGAATTCCCTTCTCTGTGTCTCTCATGTTCCCTGCctttcccatctttcttgtCCATTCTTCCACCCACAAAGCAGAAAGTCAACATCCAGAAATCTTTATGCAAGTATCATTCTGATACAGAGAAGAgtgaagaaatataaaaacctAGACTGATGCAAACTGACTGCTGTTCACGTACAGAATAGCTGCTTATAGGTTTTAATGCTTACACCTTGCCATAATGTCACCATTTCTTACATATATCGGGGTGTTGTGAAGGGAAGTAGCACCTACGGTCATAAGAGGCTCAGCAAAAAGCACCACGTTACAGTTGCCATCACTTTTATCCATACAGAAAATTCCTAGATTGTGTTCATTTTACATTCTTCTGGTCAACAGTAAACAGGCAGTGCCTTTGTTACAAATACTAACAACaagtagtatttttcttttgtatcttGTCCTGTCTCCCCCCCGAAACGTCTTTCACCTTACTGCAAACAATTTCAACTTCCTAGCCTTTATGTGTCATACCACCAAATGTAGGACTGTATCTCTTGAGATGTCATGTTTCACCCACAGGATGGATATCTACTTTTAAAGCAACCAAGGGAAAGGCTAACATTGATTTACGTTTGCTTTTCTATATAAAACACCCTAAAAACATTCTGAGTGTGTGCTCTCAGACAGAGTAATTCAGAGAAGCGATACACTGCCTCTGACAGGCAAAATGAACTTTAAGACTCAAATGGTAGCACGGAtagaaacttaaaaaataattatcaggTCCTGTCTTATCAGAACTTCTAGCTCCAATACACATTTACTATAGGCTACTGTAAAATGCTAGcaggtaattaaaaataaaagccagaatGCATCACCATAAGCACTGCACAAAATGAAACCCTCTGTATTTCTCAGCTTTAGAAAAAAGTTAATATAGAAAGCTAATAATGTGCAATTATATATGATAATAGAACATACACAGTAATATGaacaaaaagtatttcataCAGTCTAATATTCAGTTTCCAATGCTATTTAGCAGAACTGAATTCGACAGCATACAGTAAAGACTTTATTTCTTTACCTCTTTTCTATCTGATTTTTCAAGatacatttaatttcttaagaaggaaaaattgaaTCATTCCAATTATTGCATCATGCTCATGTAATGCTGCATgctggaaataattttgtaagCCCAAGGGTAGAgctagggagaaaaaaacagaaagggcaaaaaaccagaacagcaaTAAGCGATGGAAAACAGAGGAGTTAAACTTACTCAATGTAGAAATCATGTAGAATTTTCAGTATCTGGTTAAACAAGTCTGGATCTAAGGATTTCTGGAACAGTTTTGGATAAAGCGAAGGCTctatttgctttggaaaaattaaaaaagtatTACTTTTAGGCAAGAAAATACAGTTGAGTCATAAGAATTAGAAATGAGTTTTTAGGAGGTCTTGGACAATGCTGAACtgcatgaaagcaaaaaaaaaagaaaaatcacttgcAATATTTGACATTGAACGTtaatttggggggttttttgtgatGACGATTGGTAACTGCTTTTAGAAGTATTctaagcaatttcttttttcaaaatacatataaGCAGAAGTACACATTAAGTAGATTGATGTGTTTCAagcattttttcagtttaaagagaTAAGAACATTGCTATGTCTAATTACCCTAGAagcattaatttgaaaaattagaaTTTAACGTGGTTACTAACGTATTCATGTCTTTACAAAATCAGGGCCTATGtttgaaagaagagacagattaTGCAGAGACTGTACTCAAAGCGAGGTAAGTGAAAAGTCAGGCACAAGAGAAGAAATACTCAAATGTGGATCAAACTACTTAGAATTATGTGAAGGCAATTAAAGCAAGGGACTATTGTACACTGTTAAGACGCTCTAAACATAGCTACCCCTTTCCACCTAAGTTTGCGTTGTTTCTTCAATGTCAGTTGAAGAAACTGTCCAAGCAGTGTCAATTAATACTACGTTTCATACCTTCAGGTACAAGTACATATTTTCTGGGCAGTCTTTCAACTTCCTGAAGTCAGACTCAAGCTGGAAAGAATTTGCAGGAATAGCAGGGACTGGAGAAGCAGATGTAAAtgacctttttatttctttttctctctgtttgttCACAGGGAAAGATGGATGCAACATTGATGAAATTCCTTTCACGCTAGCGGGAAGCCTGCAGAGAGATTTTGAAATAGATAatcaagaaaacatttaaggAAATCTTACCCTGAGACCTAATTGGAGATTCTtcaattcatttaaaataccaacaacatttttaaaaataatggggTTTAGTTCAAGCAGGtgtctaaaaaaaacccttcaaatTATGGAAGCTTTACACTTGATtcatcttttctaaaaaaaccacacctgCAAATACTTACAAATATACTCAGCCTTTCTCTACTTTGTTTCTGGAAATAACTGCGCTTTATGGTACAGATTCCTACCATacacagctgcaaaaaaaataattacattttctgcaaGTTCACGATGCAAAACAATAACACGTCAAACGAACAAACTGTTTTCAACACTGATTACAGTGGAGCTATTTTTGTCCTGTAATTTGTCAGTTCactccatttatttttcagaagttataaaattgttaaaaaatacacttttttcttcaacaCTTCAGAGTAAATCCTTCTGACTGAGCTGGAAAAGGTGGGTGCGAGACGGTCTTTCTCATAGAAATTCTTCAATCAGAATTCCATAAAAAGCATTTACTGTTAACAGAACGAGATGATGCCAATGCATACAGAGTTTTCCTAAGCAGACAACAAGTAGAGTTCCAGCAGGGGTAAAATTAGGATAGTGGCTTCTATACTTCAGCCTAGCTTCAGCCAGCCAGACTTGAGTTTGCCTAGCTAATACAGTGGAACTTGGAGCAAACCTGAAGTTATCGGCTGCCTGCATAGCAGAGGGAAGAGTGGTGACACTCTCATCTGCTCCTTTTCTCTCACGTAACTGGTGTGCAAAGACTGTTTGAACTCTGCTCAGAATCTACTCTAAaacattacaaataaaaaacacagcTAGGGAAGATGAAGTGCACAAGGAAGAGACACAGCTTACAGGAAAATCTTATGAATTCTTTATATTGGAAATGTAAGAACAAGACTAGTTTTCCATCTGATAGTAAATAGATAATACTTCTCTCAACCACTCCATGACCAAAGAGGTAGATGTGTAACAACTACAGTTTCTTTGAATATCTTCTTTTTGATTTGAATTCTCCAAAATATGTTTGATACCTCATCACATGTAGAATCTGAAAATGATGATTACATTTCAActacatttactttttaaaagaggatCAGAATTTTTATACTTACTGTAATGGTGACGTATCACcaatttcttctattttcaaGTGCTTTGCTTTTGGAATGTCCGTTGTAGTCAACTGATCATCCTGATCTAGATTCTCTGTTGTTTCAACACTCATTGAATCCCTCCAGTTATTGACTAAAGAAGTAGTGCTGGGCAAATCACTGTTTGGTGTGTCATCATCAATTTCTTCAATGGCTATTCTTCGCAAAGGCTTCTGAACAGAACACGTAACTCATGTCATGTGTAGCCTCAACATCAGTGTATATATAAGCCCCAGAGAAACAGctatgtttaattttaaataatttcatgaTAACTAGTTCATTTGTAGTGGTGCACATGGAAGATACTTTCAATCAAGATAAAcggcagaaaaaaagaaactttattaCATTCTGCATGAAGCCTTATATGACCATTTTATTGCTTTACTCTCATAAACCAGTGTATCCTTACTCTAGAGGATCTCAGAATCTGCATTCTGTTTTCccagtaataaaaaatacttttttttcccctactaaGGTTGAATGGGCAAGGACTACCATGTATTTTGACCAATGATCTGGCCAAGCTTTGTAATTTAGCTAAACAAGTATCCAGCAACACAGGCCTTCACCCTCAACTTAAAATTTTTGAGACAAATATCTGTAACTTAGCCCTGCTGGTTGACCAAGTTACATACATCGCAAGGCAATTAATTCCACCACTACAGGTCATGCTAACTAAAATGCTTCAGCTTGTTTAATCTCTGCATGATCACCACTATTTTTGACCTTCGCAGGTCTTACAAGGAAGCACCATGGGGAacggggggaagaaaaagaaattcatcACCTTTTACTTTGGAATTTCATTTCCTGAACATGAACATAGTATATATTGGTCAAGAAATACAGATGCAAATACACACAATTAAACATACTCAACAATTTATAGAGTTCTAGAAACAACAGATTTCTCTGTCCAACTCTAACACAATCCCATCGTAAGTCTTCACTGCAGTTTGCAAGCTGCTTTAAATCATGCCAAAAAAACCTGTCTTGTTGGTGTATTGACAGACGATACACGGTTTGCTTTGCCAATATATCATGTTATCATTGTGCTAAGTCTGGGAGGCTGCCTGTGGGTATGAAACAAAATCACAGTTCTCTACAATCCTTGGGCAGTACTAAAAGCATAGATGGTTCATCTATACTTTGTTCTACCTTAAAGAATAACAAGGAGAAAACAGTCAAACTAGTATCTCCACTTAATTTAGAAGCCAAATTGAAAACAGTATAATTGTCTATAGTATTTCAGTTACTTCAGAACAGATTCATTTAGATTTCAAGAAATATTGTATCTGGTTATAGAGAATGCATAATACTCCCCGccctcccccaaaaaaaggaTCAAAATGTGTGATATTTTCTACTAAAACTATCCATCtgaattatatatatttaatggagataaacaaacattttgaaacCATCAAGAGCAGAACACTACAGTACTCCGTACAAAGTGTGAGCATGCTTTGTATTTTCACAACTCACTGCTGAATGTATAAAGATTAAATGTACTAAAAGGGGAAGCCTAATACATAAAGAAAGCTAATATTACTCCCTGTATTACCGCATTTTGCCACATGCAACTCATTAATCTGACTATAACCACTGGTAATTCATAGTGCAAAAATACTGCTTCTTGAAAACCAATACCCAGCTATTCTACAGTTTATGTGAATGAAAATGCCAGCTCAAGGCTTCTGCAGCAGGCCTGGGTGACACCAGCATATCACATGGGTAAGCACCACATCTTGTTACCCACTACAGCTGCTACAGAAACTGTAAACAGCAGATGAAAAGAAGGGAAGTTTACCCAGAGCTCTCTTCAAATCTGCAATCAAGCACAGAGACTCAACTGCCTCCCCTTTACTCTCAACTGCGATGTTACCTCTGGACCCAGGACAGGGTTGTGGGGTTGCCTCCCTGTTTCATATTATAGATATGGGCGTACACCATGTTTCTCAAGTGTGGTACTGCAGGCTGAATTCTTACAGCACTGCTACTGTTACACACACATGGCAATGCTCAAGTTACCTTcctgaaaaatatcaaaagagTAAATCTGTAAATTTTGGGCTTTCCACAGGCAAGATGTATCTGTCAGGAGTTAAGTCTACATAAATAAGCAAGAAGTGGGTTTTAACTTTAAGCCCTACCTTTCCCATCATTACAGAAAGCAactcacaaaacaaaacaacttacTGTTGACTTCAGGTGTAATGGATTATCAATCAGTTTCactatattttttatttctgtttcttttatcaATACTGCAGGATATTCTTGACGAGTCCACTGTTCTTTCTCAGCTAatttctggagggaaaaaaaaaaaaaaaaaaaaagctaagttGTCCAAAAGATAAAAAGTTTGAGGAGTAATTGTAAGGTATGTTAAAAATTATGtaataaagaatgaaaacataCTACTACTATaggcttacaaaaaaaaaaagcataagtACATAAGTATACATACATTCCTTATTTTAGTGAGTTCATTTATTGCTTGTTTATTTCCAGGTTCCAGCTTCAAAACAGCTTCAAAATCTGAGTGAAAAATAACATATGAACACCGTAGACATTTCAAGTTACAAAGTAACCCCGGCAAATTTTTAAACCTTCTATTTTCCTCTCACAGCTCTAAAATAATTAAAGGCAGGTAAGTCATCCTAATGCTTATATCATGACCTAGTTTctaaacacatttttcaaactATTTCTTACTACTTATCATAAGCAACAATAGTTGTAATTTCACACAAAACTGCCTACTCATCATGTGGATACCAACACAAAAAACTATACATATTCAGTGAAACACTACAAAATCCCACCATTCTTAACTTTTGCACTGATAAGCTCAATTAGTCAGCAATTGATTTAATTTCTattagaagattaaaaaaaaatcaggatgtCCTTATGTTCATCTCTTACCTATCACACTTTGGCTAATTCAAAGTCATACCTTGCATAGCTTCTTTTAGCTTTCCAAGAGCAACTCTGGCAGCTCCTCTTCTGGCAAAGGCTTTAGAATAGGAGGCATCTAAGAGCAGAGCTTGTGTACAGtcattttctgcctcttcatATCTCAACAAAAGATTAGtacaaaattaataaatcagTTTCAAGAGACAGTTTCAACTGAAAAGACAGAGCTACCCAAAACAACTAAAATATGAAGACAGATCTTAATTACCTATATACATATAAACACACACCACTGagctaaaatgtaaaataaaagcaaacatataAAACATGATTTCTCAGCACCTTGAAATTTCAGCCAAATCTTTTGGTATCTCATGACACACTGCTGACTCTCTCTTTATCATCACAGAGAAATTCACTTCCTCTGTGAAAATAAACACTTAAAGCCTGTCAGAGCAGAGTCCACTTTAAACATTAGATAGCCTTAAAATGAAAGTTAGCATCATAGCTTTGTAattctgaaaaccagaaataccgttacaaacaagcaaaaatacaACAAAGGAGAAGCAAGCAAATATGAGAATAAATTTCTCTAAATATGAATTTCCGTGACTTGTCCTTAACTATTTCAGAACGAGAAGTCAGTATATCCTTGCATTAAAGTAATTTGCTTCACTGTAAGATCAAACTTCCTCATCCCAGTTATATTTAGTTGTATTAGATCATGAATCCACTATATgcatattaaattattttcattcattcCTCTTCTTGTTCTTCAATCTATCATTAAATTTAtggaaacagtattttctttttgcagttatcAGTTCTAGAGATTTATAAGAATACCAATGAGCTTCTGTTGCCTTTTATGTTTGGATCCTCTCTGAAAGGTAAAGACTGATAATACACTGATTTATCATACAGAATCGATTTGCTCGCTTGGTTGTTCAATTAAAGTATCACTTCCTCTGATTCTCTGAGAACATTATTTGCATTATGCTGTCCTCTATGGCTTCAGTACTACATTATAAACGTTGTGTCAGAAATACTACCTGTGAAATCTATTTTATAATCTCATAATTGGAGATCAATGTATTGTCTCTACAGATACCCAGCCATGTCACGTTAGAACAGATGACCAACATAATGCTCAGCAATCTGCTTCTCATGCTACCAGTTTAAAAGGTTTAAACTACCATACCATCAGGGAGtcaaaaaaaattcagacttCAAAAATGGTCATATGGAATTTCTCTCACTTGCTAGAAAGTATGCATTTCCCACTGCTACTGAATTATTTGAATAaagcttaattaaaaattaactgcACATACATATCTCCATTAGTggagttaaagaaaaatattttaaaagatgacaATTTCCAGAAAAATCTCCTGTATAATCCACTTCTTTTTACAGTGCAACATTTAGTAGCTGACTGGGTTTTATAgtcaaaaaagacaaaaagctttGGGCAGGTCCTTTGAGAATGGTGAATATCTAGAATTTTACACacacagaagaatgaaaatcaAACTTGAGAAACTGTTTCATACTGAtgcttttttattctctcaGAATTTCTTTCCTATGAAACGCACTGTCAGATCACACATACCGAGTTGTTCTCTCTCCCTTACTGTTTTCAATACAATTTATTCTACACTGAATTGTAAAAAGAATTAGACGGAGTGACAGTAACTTAAACTAAGTAAAAATCTACTGGTTCATTCTTCCATCTAGTTCACAACAAAGAATCAAAAGGCATAGCACAAGCAATCCTACTTACTTTTCAATCTTTAGATAGGCCATGGCTCTGTTAGCTGGCAGAAGCGCATTGGTGCCATCTGCTGCTATACCACGGGTATAACAGTCTATTGCAGTCTCATACTTTCCTTCTTTGAAATAACCATTACCCTGTAATATTGACGTTAGAAAAAAATAGCGTTCAGAAAAACTCTAGTGCAATGAGCTTTTCTTATCCTTTTTAGTAGACAGGGTCACAATATCAAGAAAATGGATCACAAAGCGCATCCACATCAGGGCAGATATTTATGGCATATTTCTTCCTATCTAAGCTTGGAGGCagaccaccaaaaaaaaaaaaccaacttaaaTTTTTTCTATTACTTCAAGGATAAAAAAATTTTGCTTCATGCATAGTTTAAATCTATAGCTTGTGATTCATCTTTACTCTTGATGTGCAGGATAAGCCACCCTGTACCTCCTGAATTTAAACACAAGCTGAACAAAGCTGAACCTTTACAATTCCCCTTTCAGG of Haliaeetus albicilla chromosome 14, bHalAlb1.1, whole genome shotgun sequence contains these proteins:
- the RPAP3 gene encoding RNA polymerase II-associated protein 3, which encodes MSAPNKAIELQLQMKQNAEELQDFMRELESWEKDIKEVDSELRKQSGVPEENLPPIRNRAFKKKKKSKSKVPLKITTEENKKNKIKSYDYEAWGKLDVDKILEELDKEDSTHDSVSPESDSEEDGIRIDAEKALAEKEKGNNYFKQGNFDEAIKCYTRGMHSDPYNPVLPTNRASAFYRMKKYSVAESDCNLALALDKNYTKAYARRGAARFALKNLQGAKEDYEKVLELDANNFEAKSELKKIDQALSSKESSEQKEFEVAVRPELTDEEKKCIEDQQLKQKAITEKDLGNGYFKEGKYETAIDCYTRGIAADGTNALLPANRAMAYLKIEKYEEAENDCTQALLLDASYSKAFARRGAARVALGKLKEAMQDFEAVLKLEPGNKQAINELTKIRNKLAEKEQWTRQEYPAVLIKETEIKNIVKLIDNPLHLKSTKPLRRIAIEEIDDDTPNSDLPSTTSLVNNWRDSMSVETTENLDQDDQLTTTDIPKAKHLKIEEIGDTSPLQLPASVKGISSMLHPSFPVNKQREKEIKRSFTSASPVPAIPANSFQLESDFRKLKDCPENMYLYLKQIEPSLYPKLFQKSLDPDLFNQILKILHDFYIEKEEPSLILEILQRLSELKRFDMAVMFMSGSEKKITQVLFNHVNHMGLKDTSVEELEKKYGIFS